One Micromonospora eburnea genomic region harbors:
- a CDS encoding carbohydrate ABC transporter permease: protein MYALLTLMALVSVFPLYWMFVVATTDSATATTLPPHLSPGGNFLHLAKLVFTIVPFVHSLLNSLIIATTVAVGQAVLCALAGFAFAKLSFPGRNTLFLIVVLTMTVPAQLAVVPQYLIISEFAWVDSLQAVIVPGLVSAFGIFWMRQHIGNSIDDELMHAARVDGATTWQIFWRIAFPLVRPAAFVLGLFTFVYAWNDFLWPFIVLKSPENYTVQIAIKALQQNRDIDLGLAMSGSFLATIPLLVLFVFVGRRLVQGIMEGAFKG from the coding sequence GTGTACGCACTGCTCACCCTCATGGCGCTCGTCAGTGTCTTTCCGCTCTACTGGATGTTCGTGGTGGCCACAACGGACTCCGCTACCGCGACGACTCTCCCACCGCACCTCTCGCCCGGCGGCAACTTCCTGCACCTGGCGAAGCTGGTCTTCACCATCGTGCCGTTCGTGCATTCCCTGCTCAACAGCCTCATCATCGCCACCACGGTCGCCGTAGGCCAGGCAGTGCTCTGCGCATTGGCCGGCTTCGCCTTCGCCAAGCTGTCCTTCCCGGGCCGCAACACGCTGTTCCTCATCGTCGTGCTGACCATGACGGTGCCGGCCCAGTTGGCCGTGGTCCCGCAGTACCTGATCATCTCCGAGTTCGCCTGGGTGGACAGCCTGCAGGCGGTGATCGTTCCCGGGCTGGTCAGCGCGTTCGGCATCTTCTGGATGCGCCAGCACATCGGCAACAGCATCGATGACGAGCTGATGCACGCGGCGCGCGTGGACGGCGCGACCACCTGGCAGATCTTCTGGCGGATAGCCTTCCCGCTGGTACGCCCGGCGGCATTCGTGCTCGGGCTGTTCACGTTCGTCTACGCCTGGAACGACTTCCTGTGGCCGTTCATCGTGTTGAAGTCGCCGGAGAACTACACCGTCCAGATCGCCATCAAGGCACTGCAGCAAAACCGGGACATCGATTTGGGTCTGGCCATGTCCGGCTCATTCCTGGCCACCATTCCGCTGCTGGTGCTGTTCGTCTTCGTCGGGCGCCGCCTGGTGCAGGGAATCATGGAAGGCGCGTTCAAGGGGTGA
- a CDS encoding cellulose binding domain-containing protein gives MAAAATALALAGAALVVPGQSQAANPTAGCGKAPTLASGTYTIQSSGQSRSYILSVPGNYDPNHPYRLIFGLHWLNGTANDVATGGSDGAAWAFYGQKQLSNNSTIFVAPQGINNGWANTNGQDLTLIDDLTRLVEGGLCVDTSLVFAMGWSYGGAMSYAIACARPTLVRAVIVYSGANLSGCNGGTQPVAYFGIHGIHDSVLNISNGRSLRDTFVRNNGCAAQSPREPTQGSLTHITTAYSGCRPGYPVQWAPFDGDHTPDPVDGSTATSGTRTWTSGEVWTFISQFQSNGSPPSSAPPSSTPPSSAPPSSPAPGTACTASYRTVNSWPGGFQGEVTVTAGRSAINAWTAGWTLSSGQTITQLWDGTLTVSGSNVSVRNVSYNGSLPASASTTFGFLASGTPSSPSLNCTSP, from the coding sequence ATGGCGGCCGCGGCGACCGCGCTGGCGTTGGCTGGCGCTGCCTTGGTGGTACCCGGCCAATCACAGGCAGCCAACCCGACCGCCGGATGCGGTAAAGCACCGACGCTGGCGAGCGGTACCTACACGATCCAGAGCAGTGGCCAGAGCCGCTCCTACATCCTCAGCGTGCCGGGCAACTACGACCCCAACCACCCGTACCGTTTGATCTTCGGCCTGCACTGGTTGAACGGTACCGCCAACGACGTCGCCACCGGCGGCTCCGACGGCGCGGCCTGGGCCTTCTACGGACAGAAACAACTGTCCAACAACAGCACGATCTTCGTGGCGCCCCAGGGCATCAACAACGGCTGGGCCAACACCAACGGTCAGGACCTGACCCTCATCGACGACCTGACCCGATTGGTCGAGGGCGGCCTGTGTGTCGACACGTCGCTGGTGTTCGCGATGGGCTGGAGCTACGGCGGCGCGATGAGCTACGCGATCGCCTGTGCCCGACCGACCCTCGTCCGCGCCGTCATCGTCTACTCCGGCGCCAACCTCAGCGGCTGTAACGGCGGCACACAGCCCGTGGCGTACTTCGGCATCCACGGTATTCACGACAGCGTCCTGAACATTTCCAACGGTCGCTCGCTGCGGGACACGTTCGTCAGGAACAACGGGTGCGCCGCTCAGAGCCCCCGCGAGCCGACCCAGGGCAGCCTGACGCACATAACCACCGCCTACTCGGGCTGCCGGCCGGGGTACCCGGTCCAGTGGGCCCCGTTCGACGGCGACCACACTCCCGACCCGGTGGACGGATCCACCGCCACCAGCGGCACCCGGACTTGGACCTCCGGCGAGGTCTGGACGTTCATCAGCCAGTTCCAGAGCAACGGCTCACCGCCCAGCTCCGCTCCGCCGAGCTCCACGCCGCCGAGTTCCGCTCCGCCGAGCTCGCCGGCGCCCGGTACCGCCTGCACAGCGAGTTACCGCACGGTCAACTCGTGGCCCGGCGGCTTCCAGGGCGAAGTCACGGTGACGGCCGGCCGCTCCGCGATCAACGCCTGGACCGCCGGATGGACGCTCAGTAGCGGCCAGACCATCACCCAGCTGTGGGACGGCACGCTTACCGTCAGCGGCTCGAACGTTTCGGTCCGCAACGTCTCGTACAACGGCTCCTTGCCGGCGTCCGCGTCAACAACCTTCGGCTTCCTCGCCAGCGGTACACCGTCGAGTCCGTCGCTGAACTGCACCAGCCCATAA
- a CDS encoding ABC transporter permease subunit, which produces MLGPAAAAPELPRPSRRRQIQQGVRERLAPYAYVSPFFVLFLIFGLFPLLFTFYISLFEWDPIGDHHFVGLANFSELVHDPRFWGALRNTFSIWLLSTVPQLLLALGLAHLLNHARLRLATLFRMSVLVPYVTSVAATTIVFAQMFDRDYGMINWFLQLLGFQHIDFTASLWGSHIMIATMIAWRWTGYNTLLYLASLQAVPRELFEAASADGASGWKQFLHVTIPSLRPIIAFTVVTSTIGGLQVFTEPLLANPIGGLTCGAARQCQTVTLYLYEQSFGQFHFGYGAAVGVALFVIVVAVSGINYLLATRIRSERP; this is translated from the coding sequence ATGCTCGGCCCGGCCGCGGCCGCACCGGAGCTCCCGAGACCCAGCCGCAGGCGGCAGATTCAGCAGGGCGTACGGGAGCGACTGGCACCTTACGCGTACGTCTCGCCGTTCTTCGTGCTCTTCTTGATCTTCGGCCTCTTCCCGTTGCTGTTTACCTTCTACATCTCCCTGTTCGAGTGGGACCCCATCGGCGATCACCACTTCGTGGGGCTGGCCAACTTCTCCGAACTCGTGCACGACCCGCGCTTCTGGGGGGCGCTGCGTAACACGTTCAGCATCTGGTTGCTGTCGACCGTGCCGCAGTTGCTACTGGCGCTCGGCCTGGCGCACCTGCTCAACCATGCGCGGCTGCGGCTGGCCACGTTGTTCCGGATGTCGGTGCTCGTTCCCTATGTCACCTCGGTGGCGGCGACGACGATCGTCTTCGCCCAGATGTTCGACCGGGACTACGGCATGATCAACTGGTTCCTCCAGTTGCTGGGCTTTCAGCATATCGATTTCACCGCGTCGCTGTGGGGTAGCCACATCATGATCGCTACGATGATCGCCTGGCGCTGGACCGGATACAACACGCTGCTGTACCTCGCCTCGCTGCAGGCGGTTCCCCGGGAACTGTTCGAGGCCGCCTCCGCGGACGGTGCGAGCGGCTGGAAGCAGTTCCTGCACGTCACCATTCCCTCACTGCGGCCGATCATCGCATTCACCGTCGTGACGTCGACCATCGGCGGGCTGCAGGTTTTCACCGAGCCGCTGCTGGCCAACCCGATCGGTGGACTCACGTGCGGGGCGGCACGGCAATGTCAGACCGTCACCCTCTACCTTTACGAGCAGTCCTTCGGGCAGTTCCACTTCGGCTACGGCGCGGCGGTCGGTGTCGCACTCTTCGTCATCGTCGTGGCCGTCTCCGGAATCAACTATCTGCTGGCCACCCGCATCCGCTCGGAGCGCCCATGA
- a CDS encoding PaaX family transcriptional regulator, whose protein sequence is MTLIADYTARTRAWLPSASIVALLGETGVSTAGARTAISRLARRGVLESCREGRHSSYRLTQAAADELVSGGAWIVGFAAGLDSWDGCWTLVAFSLPQEANGHRRALRDQLRWLGFASLFDGLWVSPDALNPTVENGLRAFGIGAMSVFRARHVDLASTSNRSPLEAWDVAAIAQQYETFIQRWEPLLPRIRAGRITGAQAVGTRTEVMDTYRRFPVLDPHLPIHLMPPGWPRARARELFVSVYDGLAEPAQEHVRAVVARFADSPDPGIRAHTTRDLSAGAGTA, encoded by the coding sequence ATGACCTTGATAGCGGACTACACCGCGCGTACGCGTGCCTGGCTGCCCTCGGCGTCGATCGTCGCGCTGCTGGGTGAGACAGGGGTCAGCACCGCCGGAGCCCGCACGGCCATCAGCCGGCTGGCCCGCCGAGGAGTCCTCGAGAGTTGCCGGGAAGGGCGGCACAGCTCGTACCGGCTGACCCAGGCGGCCGCCGACGAACTGGTGAGCGGCGGAGCGTGGATCGTCGGATTCGCCGCCGGGCTGGACTCGTGGGACGGGTGCTGGACGTTGGTCGCCTTCTCCTTGCCCCAGGAGGCGAACGGTCACCGGCGCGCGCTGCGGGACCAGCTGCGATGGCTGGGCTTCGCGTCGCTGTTCGACGGGCTGTGGGTCTCCCCCGACGCGCTGAACCCGACCGTCGAGAATGGCCTCAGGGCCTTTGGCATTGGTGCGATGAGCGTATTCCGAGCGCGTCACGTGGACCTGGCGAGCACGAGTAACCGGTCCCCGCTCGAGGCCTGGGACGTGGCCGCCATCGCCCAACAGTACGAGACGTTCATCCAGCGGTGGGAGCCGCTGCTCCCGCGCATCCGTGCGGGGCGGATCACTGGCGCCCAGGCGGTCGGGACCCGCACCGAGGTCATGGATACCTACCGGCGCTTTCCCGTCCTCGACCCGCATCTGCCCATCCATCTGATGCCCCCCGGTTGGCCCCGGGCCCGCGCCCGGGAACTGTTCGTTTCGGTCTACGACGGCCTCGCCGAACCCGCTCAGGAACATGTCCGCGCGGTCGTCGCCCGGTTCGCCGACTCACCCGATCCGGGCATCCGCGCTCATACGACCAGGGATCTCAGCGCGGGCGCAGGCACCGCGTAG
- a CDS encoding CocE/NonD family hydrolase, translated as MTSIRRRLSGRLRRAHRHAATEPPYAFTVRRKLRVPMDDGVELVADLYLPVGAVEPPLPTIVVRSPYGRHGSLTHAPALAAEGFTVLVQSCRGTGGSGGRFRPQLDEQRDGMATHRWVRRQPWFTGTVATYGESYLGYTQWAVAGRMRREDPGNAPDALCLNVTMADFGAITWNNGAFSLGGSLGWSRLMDLRGLRGVLVRARLARRRDRKLTEAFDVLPLSRGDTAVAGHPISWYQDWLAHEKLTDDYWTQQSHTASVPDVTAPVYMATGWYDIFLPWQLRNYAQLAAAGRPPRLTIGPWGHGSEQSLFLAESIAFLKEHFAGAPATRPAPVRAFVTGAGQWHDLPAWPPPGTVAQRWYLHPSGLLDPAVPDVGITRYTYDPDQPTPALGGPSTGPAPGPVDNSAHERRADVAVFRSPPLDHAIVLAGEPIAHVRFRSTAASADVFIRICDVHPDGRSMSVCDGIRRIGSIGTAATDPQPDEDGFVDLDVPLWPAFHRFAAGHRLAVQVSSGAHPRYARNPGTGQPAATAATTVRAEQEISHERAHPSRIDLPVWAS; from the coding sequence ATGACAAGTATCCGCCGCCGGCTGTCCGGCCGGCTCCGGCGTGCCCATCGCCACGCGGCCACGGAGCCCCCGTACGCCTTCACTGTGCGGCGCAAGCTGCGCGTGCCGATGGACGACGGCGTCGAGCTGGTCGCCGACCTCTACCTACCGGTCGGCGCGGTGGAACCGCCGTTGCCCACGATCGTCGTCCGCTCGCCGTACGGCCGGCACGGCTCGCTCACCCACGCGCCGGCGTTGGCCGCCGAGGGGTTCACCGTTCTGGTGCAGAGCTGCCGGGGCACGGGCGGCTCCGGTGGCAGATTCAGACCCCAGCTCGACGAGCAGCGCGATGGCATGGCCACCCACCGGTGGGTACGCCGCCAGCCCTGGTTCACCGGCACGGTCGCGACGTACGGGGAGAGCTACCTCGGCTACACCCAGTGGGCCGTGGCGGGACGGATGCGGCGTGAGGACCCCGGGAACGCCCCCGACGCCCTGTGCCTGAACGTCACGATGGCCGACTTCGGCGCGATCACCTGGAATAACGGAGCCTTTTCGCTGGGCGGCTCGCTCGGCTGGTCGCGCCTGATGGACCTGCGGGGCCTGCGCGGCGTCCTGGTCAGGGCGCGGCTCGCGCGGCGGCGGGACCGGAAGCTGACCGAAGCCTTCGACGTCCTGCCCCTGTCTCGCGGCGACACCGCCGTGGCGGGCCACCCGATCAGCTGGTACCAGGACTGGCTGGCCCACGAGAAGCTCACCGACGACTACTGGACCCAGCAGTCGCACACCGCGTCGGTGCCCGACGTCACCGCACCCGTGTACATGGCCACCGGCTGGTACGACATCTTCCTGCCCTGGCAGCTGCGCAACTACGCCCAACTCGCCGCAGCCGGTCGCCCGCCGCGGCTGACCATCGGCCCGTGGGGCCACGGGAGTGAGCAGAGCCTGTTTCTCGCCGAGTCGATCGCGTTCCTCAAGGAACACTTCGCCGGCGCACCCGCGACCCGGCCAGCGCCCGTTCGCGCCTTTGTCACCGGCGCGGGGCAGTGGCACGACCTACCCGCGTGGCCACCGCCGGGCACCGTGGCGCAGCGGTGGTACCTGCACCCGTCCGGGCTGCTCGACCCGGCCGTCCCCGACGTGGGCATCACCCGCTACACCTACGATCCCGATCAGCCCACACCCGCACTCGGTGGCCCCAGCACGGGCCCGGCCCCTGGGCCGGTCGACAACAGCGCCCACGAACGCCGCGCGGACGTGGCCGTCTTCCGCAGCCCACCGCTGGATCACGCGATTGTCCTCGCCGGGGAGCCGATCGCCCATGTCCGGTTCCGCTCGACGGCAGCCAGCGCGGACGTGTTCATCCGGATCTGCGACGTGCACCCCGACGGCCGCTCCATGAGCGTGTGCGACGGCATCCGCCGCATCGGCAGCATCGGCACCGCGGCCACCGACCCGCAGCCCGACGAGGACGGTTTCGTCGATCTGGATGTACCGCTGTGGCCGGCATTCCACCGCTTCGCTGCCGGCCACCGTCTCGCCGTGCAGGTCAGCTCCGGAGCGCATCCGCGCTACGCCCGCAATCCCGGCACCGGCCAACCCGCCGCCACTGCGGCCACCACGGTACGGGCAGAGCAGGAGATCTCCCACGAACGAGCCCACCCGTCCCGGATCGACCTGCCGGTATGGGCGTCATGA